From Haloarcula sp. CBA1127, a single genomic window includes:
- the mce gene encoding methylmalonyl-CoA epimerase, with product MQFDHAGIATDDADPLAELFADAFGTPVVHEETFDGLQVTFLEMDNGYFELLEPLPDADGAIPRYLDSNGPGIHHVALETDDIAAALETVSDCGIDLIDEEPRPGAWGHDVAFLHPKTTGGVLVELVEH from the coding sequence ATGCAATTCGACCACGCTGGCATCGCGACGGACGACGCCGACCCGCTCGCGGAACTGTTCGCCGACGCCTTCGGAACACCGGTCGTCCACGAGGAGACATTCGACGGGCTACAGGTGACGTTTCTGGAGATGGACAACGGCTACTTCGAACTGCTAGAACCGCTACCAGACGCCGACGGCGCGATTCCCAGATATCTCGACAGTAATGGGCCGGGCATCCATCACGTGGCTCTAGAGACAGACGACATCGCCGCCGCGCTAGAGACCGTTAGCGACTGCGGCATCGACCTCATAGACGAGGAGCCACGGCCGGGCGCGTGGGGGCACGACGTGGCCTTTCTCCATCCGAAGACGACCGGTGGCGTGCTCGTGGAGTTAGTCGAACACTGA